A genome region from Danio aesculapii chromosome 2, fDanAes4.1, whole genome shotgun sequence includes the following:
- the si:dkey-181m9.8 gene encoding uncharacterized protein si:dkey-181m9.8, producing MSRVSAELNYQTLLECSYCYPDEVLEDIRNLSADFPHLQLYVDYYLYPNNDKKKLVYLGGTVPVAYEGGKYNIPVCIWIHETHPKNPPRCFVCPSPSMIINTKSSNVDANGRVLLHCLSNWKIGWSNLPIVLEEMIAAFQRETPLFATYPVQTPQTKHLPAELVQPNPISSYCSSIPKTSTAQHGVSSSSVPQHVCNTLPQSTKSQMNLNPVSEMEMSGVRRSYTQELLDFGITFGAQSSETNHQTNPFITPASAPTSSTSDVDEMDDMFKSLHLPRVVNLYQLDSREQDAVRARGAWQECLGGARVHSGLADEHHKVVVSGLPVGVSPSKMKNKLTIYFQKRHNAGGEVLDIRYPAAQPDQAWVLFRNQRDAEHVLKQPDRMIDISEQHFSIQLKKFKDMEIPGGVQGDKAEMFRSILSLEGCNFSSTDVLEAVQSCRDLPSALKYLCHDCPICQEQVSFNRMVTMTHCSCTFCESCFKKYFSSVIKEKNIVHAVCPLCNLPDVRGGRREDTMEYFSLLDTQIRYYLDPQIHELFQRKLRDRALQEMPNFRWCAHCCFGLLHEADRLRMDCPSCGKSTCFKCKRPWAPQHEGISCEKFKEWEQLNSPEYQNSRLEQLLSRNKIDCPKCKFRFFLARGGCLHFRCTQCQHEFCGGCSQPFKQGSTCNFSIECAAKGLHAHHPRNCLYHLRDWSVPRLRTLLQRYGVSHPLMFSPKHPMGRHSKGICGVMEFQETGAVKEETCGRQAFPEYSGYCTLHYKEVLVELINSNGLDPVVLLDGAELRAEMDRWKVPLPERHPLEPDQRYDDRLRQILKERVVLGCGAAPGLKAAAPPTPSPSSPPAAGAPWYSILNRAVAEDSQQLLLLTD from the exons ATGTCGCGCGTTTCCGCAGAACTGAACTATCAAACACTTCTCGAG TGTAGTTACTGCTACCCAGATGAAGTGCTTGAAGACATCAGAAATTTGTCTGCAGATTTCCCACATCTCCAGTTATACGTGGACTATTATC TCTATCCCAACAACGATAAGAAGAAGTTGGTTTATTTGGGTGGCACAGTTCCTGTCGCATatgaag GTGGCAAGTACAATATTCCAGTTTGCATCTGGATCCACGAGACCCATCCGAAAAACCCACCAAGGTGTTTTGTCTGCCCTTCACCCTCCATGATCATCAACACTAAAAGCAGCAATGTGGATGCCAATGGTCGAGTTCTTCTCCACTGTCTCAGCAACTGGAAGATT GGGTGGTCAAACTTGCCAATCGTCCTGGAGGAGATGATTGCTGCCTTCCAGCGTGAAACTCCTCTGTTTGCCACATATCCAGTCCAAACGCCACAAACAAAGCACCTGCCGGCTGAACTGGTTCAACCCAATCCTATATCCTCCTATTGCAG TTCAATACCGAAGACGTCAACAGCCCAACATGGAGTGTCGTCCTCATCTGTGCCTCAGCATGTCTGCAATa CCCTACCCCAGAGTACAAAGTCCCAAATGAACCTAAATCCAGTCAGTGAAATGGAGATGAGTGGCGTAAGAAGATCGTACACGCAAGAGTTGCTGGATTTTGGCATTACGTTTGGTGCTCAGTCATCAGAGACTAACCACCAAACAAACCCATTCATCACGCCGGCCtcag CTCCCACCAGCAGTACTTCTGATGTAGACGAAATGGACGACATGTTCAAAAGCCTTCACCTGCCAAGAGTTGTCAATTTGTACCAGTTGGACAGCAGGGAGCAAG ATGCTGTTCGTGCTAGAGGAGCATGGCAGGAATGTCTTGGTGGTGCCAGGGTTCACTCGGGTTTGGCGGATGAGCATCACAAGGTAGTGGTGAGTGGACTTCCTGTGGGCGTCTCTCCCAGCAAGATGAAGAATAAGCTCACCATCTACTTCCAGAAGAGGCACAATGCAGGAGGAGAGGTTCTGGACATCAGATACCCTGCAGCACAGCCAGACCAGGCATGGGTGCTCTTCAGAAACCAGAGAG ATGCAGAGCATGTTTTGAAGCAGCCTGACAGGATGATTGACATTAGCGAACAACACTTTTCTATTCAGCTGAAGAAGTTTAAGGACATGGAG ATCCCAGGTGGCGTCCAAGGTGACAAGGCTGAAATGTTTAGGAGCATCTTGAGTCTGGAGGGATGCAACTTCAGCTCCACAGATGTGCTGGAAGCGGTGCAGTCGTGCCGAGATCTTCCATCTGCTCTGAAATATCTCTGCCACGATTGTCCTATTTGCCAGGAGCAAGTATCCTTCAACAGG ATGGTCACCATGACACACTGCTCCTGTACCTTCTGTGAGAGCTGTTTTAAGAAGTACTTCTCCTCTGTCATTAAGGAGAAGAATATAGTTCATGCTGTGTGTCCTCTCTGTAATCTTCCTGATGTACGAGGAGGCCGCAGGGAGGACACCATGGAGTACTTCAGTCTACTGGACACACAG atCAGGTATTATTTGGACCCCCAGATTCATGAGCTCTTTCAGAGGAAACTTCGAGACAGAGCACTGCAGGAAATGCCCAACTTCCGCTGGTGTGCACAT TGCTGCTTTGGGCTTCTCCATGAAGCAGACAGGCTGAGAATGGACTGCCCTAGTTGTGGGAAAAGCACATGCTTTAAGTGTAAAAGGCCG TGGGCTCCACAGCATGAAGGAATCTCGTGTGAGAAGTTCAAAGAGTGGGAGCAACTCAACAGCCCCGAGTACCAAAACTCCAGGCTGGAGCAGCTCCTCAGCAGGAACAAAATAG ACTGCCCAAAATGCAAATTCCGCTTCTTCCTGGCCAGAGGAGGCTGCTTGCATTTCAGATGCACTCAGTGCCAGCATGAATTCTGTGGTGGCTGCAGTCAGCCGTTTAAACAAGGCTCT ACCTGTAATTTTTCCATCGAGTGCGCAGCTAAAGGGTTACATGCGCACCATCCTCGAAACTGCCTATATCATCTGAGAGACTGGAGCGTCCCGCGACTGCGGACCCTGCTGCAG CGCTATGGAGTATCGCATCCGCTCATGTTCAGCCCCAAACATCCAATGGGGAGACACTCTAAAG GCATCTGTGGCGTAATGGAGTTCCAGGAAACAGGAGCTGTGAAAGAAGAGACATGTGGACGACAAGCTTTCCCAGAGTACAGCGGTTATTGCAC GTTGCATTATAAAGAGGTACTGGTGGAGCTGATAAACAGCAATGGACTGGACCCTGTGGTACTGTTAGATGGGGCAGAATTGAGGGCAGAAATGGACCGTTGGAAAGTGCCACTTCCAGAAAGACACCCTTTGGAGCCGGATCAGCGGTACGATGACAGACTTCGACAG ATCTTAAAGGAGCGGGTGGTTCTGGGCTGTGGTGCAGCTCCTGGATTGAAAGCGGCTGCTCCACCCACTCCATCTCCCTCTTCTCCTCCAGCGGCCGGAGCTCCGTGGTACTCCATCCTGAACCGGGCCGTTGCTGAAGACTCGCAACAACTCCTGCTGCTGACTGACTGA